Within the Polaribacter pectinis genome, the region ATTTAATTGGTAAAACTGGTAGTGGAAAAAGTAGTTTAATGAAAACTTTATATGGCGATTTACGTCTACAAAGAGGTATAGGAACCATAGTAGATTTTGATTTAAAAAACTTAAAAGACAAAGAAATTCCGTTTTTAAGAAGAAAAATAGGAATTGTTTTTCAAGATTTTAAGTTGTTAAGTGACAGAACCATTTTTGGAAATTTAGAATTTGTTTTAAAAGCCACAGGTTGGAAAGACAAAGAGAAAATGAAAGAAAAGATTAATGAAGTTTTAGATAAAGTTGGGATGAAATCTCAGTATTACAAGAAAACCTACGAACTTTCTGGTGGAGAACAACAACGTGTTGCAATTGCAAGAGCTTTGTTAAATGATCCTGAATTAATTTTAGCAGACGAACCTACTGGAAATTTAGACCCAAAAACATCTTTAGAAGTTATGGAGCTTTTAAACGACATTCATAAAAGTGGAAAAACCATTTTAATGGCAACACACGATTATCAATTAATAGTAAAGTTTAAGCAAAAAACCTTAAAATGTGAAGGTGGAGAGTTGTTTGAAGTTGCACAACAAGCAACTACTTAATTTTTAGCGGAAAATAATATCTATTATTTTTTGTGCATTTTCTGTTGGATTAAAATCTAATAATTTTTCTTGACGAGTTTTTACTTGTTCATCAGAAAAATCTTTTGCAAATAAATCTTCTGTTTTATTAATGATTTCTTGCTTGGTATTTGCCAATTCACATAAACTTTCTAAACCAGTTTCTTCCACCATTTTAGAATTTGCAATTATGTGCTTCCCTTGATATAGCGTATTTAATAATTTTAGTTTAATTCCCGTTTTTTGGAAAGTCAGCAACGTATTAACATGCGCTTTTTTAAACAACTTTTCTAAATCTTCTTGTGTTGGAATATCTTCAAAAGAAATGTTGCTATGCTTTTTTACTTCTCTTAATACTTTTGCGTTTTTACAACTACTTGCAATTACAAACTTAATAGAAGTTTCTTTATACACATCAATTAAAAATAACGCTGCTCTAATATTATCCGCAATTCTTAAATCTCCATGATATAAAACGAAAGCACCTTTTTTAGTCTTGTTTTCGATTTTTTTTGAATTGTGAAAAACAGGAATATAAACTGCTTTTTCTCCATAATTATTAGAAAAATATTGTTGTTCGAAAGGAGAAATTGTAAAAATTCCAGTTACGCTTTTCAATATTTCCTCAAACTTTTTTAGCTTTTTTGCTTCAATACTATAAAAGATTTTTTTGAAAATATTTTTCTCACTTTTCTGTAATCCGTAAAAATAATCGTGTTCGATATTATGCGTTCTTACGTAAGAATCTTTAAAATCAAATTCTAAAATTGGATGTGTAGCATGCAAGCCTTCAAAAATAATAGGCGCTTTAATTGATTTTAAATTTGCAACTAACTCTTTATTATTTCTACTCTCAACTCTATAAGGTAATTTGGAAAACAAAGACAAAAAACTATTTTTGCGATTGTAATAAAATACTTTTTCGCAGTATTTTTCTAATTCTGGTTCTTCTTCTTTGTTATTGTAAATATACGTGTGCAAATATATTGAAATGCCTTGCCTGTGTAGTTCTTTAATTTTAAAGAATACATCTATAATTCCTCCGTAATTTGGCGGATAAGGAATATCAAAAGAGACAAGATGTATACTTTTTTTCATGATTTACAAATGTAAAATTTAAAAAATGAATACATTTATACTTTCTAAAAAGAATTATGGAGTTTAGCCGAAAAGAAATAGCATCACTTATTTTTAAAAACCTAGAAGGTAACAAAACTGATTTAAAAAAACAGTTTGCTGCTCATAAAAATGATATTGGTTTTTTTTATTTAGATGATTTATTACCTAGTGAATTAGCTCTAGAAATTCATAAGAACTTTCCAAACACAGAAGAAACCGTTAAAAGAAAAAGCTTACGAGAGAAAAAATTTACTGCTTTTCAAATGGATAAATACAATCCTTTATTAGAAGAAGTAATTTATGCTTTTCAAGATGATAAAATAGTAGCATTAATTGCTGAAATATGTAATATTGATTCCATTTTTCCTGATGAATTTTTATATGCTGGAGGTTTATCATTGATGCCGAAAGACAATTTTCTGAATCCGCATTTAGACAATTCTCACGATAAAGACAGAAATAGATGGCGCGTTTTAAACTTGCTCTATTATGTAACGCCAGATTGGGAATTAGAAAATGGCGGTAATTTAGAAGTTTGGCCAAAAGGTTTAGAAGAAAAACAAATTACTATTACTAGTAAATTTAACCGATTTGTGGTGATGGCAACACATAAAAAATCTTGGCACTCTGTTAGTAAAGTTACAACAGACAAAGTAAGATGTTGTGTTTCTAATTATTATTTTTCTGATGAACCTTTAAAAGAATCTGACAGTTTTCATGTAACAACTTTTAGAGGAAGACCTCAAGAAAAATTAAAAGACAAAGTTTTACAAGTAGATAATGGAATCCGTTCTTTTCTGCGTAAAATCTTTAAAAAAGGAATTCGTGAAAACCCACATCAGTATAAAAAGTAGTTAATTACAACTTCTAAATATCTCCAATAATTCTTCTTCTTGATTTTCCCAAATAAGACTTGTTTTGGCTTTTTTTAATGCTGCTGAAAAATCTTTTTCAGTTAAACCAATAATCTGCTTCGCAAGTTTTTCTGGCATTCTATTCAAGACAATTTCACCAACTTTATATTGCTGAACAACCTTCTTCATCTCTGGTAAATTAGAAACTAAAACAGGAACTTCTGCTTGTATGTAATCGAATATTTTATTTGGAAGTGCAAATCTATAATTCAAGCCTAAATCTTCTTCAATACTAATTCCTAAATCTGCTAAAGGTGTAATTTTATGCAATTCATTAGGGGTTATTTTTCCCATAAAGAAGATTCTATCATTCAATTTTTTGTTTACTACTTGCTCTTTCAATTGACAAATAATATCTCCAGATCCAATAATTACAAATACATGATTTGGTAAAAACTGCATCGTTTCAATCATCAATTCTAAACCACGACCAACATTAATTGCTCCTTGATATAAAATTATCTTTTTATCAGCAGTTTCAAAAGGCAAGGTTCCCTTTTCAACTTGTTTTTGAGTTGGTAAATTTACAATCGTTTTAAAATTTGTTTGATATCTTTCATTGTAATATTCTGCTATACTATTACAAACTGTATAGGTATTTTTCAATTTTGGAAGTAACCATTTTTCTAGGGAAGTCCAACATTTTTTCACAAATGGTCTTTCTACTAATTCAGGAATTTCAGAAAATAACTCATGACTATCATAAACTAGTTTTTTTCCTTGA harbors:
- a CDS encoding cell division ATP-binding protein FtsE; this translates as MEKPVLHLENADIYQRDNLVLSKVNLSINKGDFYYLIGKTGSGKSSLMKTLYGDLRLQRGIGTIVDFDLKNLKDKEIPFLRRKIGIVFQDFKLLSDRTIFGNLEFVLKATGWKDKEKMKEKINEVLDKVGMKSQYYKKTYELSGGEQQRVAIARALLNDPELILADEPTGNLDPKTSLEVMELLNDIHKSGKTILMATHDYQLIVKFKQKTLKCEGGELFEVAQQATT
- a CDS encoding 2OG-Fe(II) oxygenase — translated: MEFSRKEIASLIFKNLEGNKTDLKKQFAAHKNDIGFFYLDDLLPSELALEIHKNFPNTEETVKRKSLREKKFTAFQMDKYNPLLEEVIYAFQDDKIVALIAEICNIDSIFPDEFLYAGGLSLMPKDNFLNPHLDNSHDKDRNRWRVLNLLYYVTPDWELENGGNLEVWPKGLEEKQITITSKFNRFVVMATHKKSWHSVSKVTTDKVRCCVSNYYFSDEPLKESDSFHVTTFRGRPQEKLKDKVLQVDNGIRSFLRKIFKKGIRENPHQYKK
- a CDS encoding glycosyltransferase, whose protein sequence is MNKIIVSVSNDLSTDQRVAKVCNTLVNGGYEILLIGRKLSDSKEIHRNYKTKRIKLLFNNSFLFYAEYNFRLFFLMLFLKKDILLSNDLDTLLPNYLVSRFQGKKLVYDSHELFSEIPELVERPFVKKCWTSLEKWLLPKLKNTYTVCNSIAEYYNERYQTNFKTIVNLPTQKQVEKGTLPFETADKKIILYQGAINVGRGLELMIETMQFLPNHVFVIIGSGDIICQLKEQVVNKKLNDRIFFMGKITPNELHKITPLADLGISIEEDLGLNYRFALPNKIFDYIQAEVPVLVSNLPEMKKVVQQYKVGEIVLNRMPEKLAKQIIGLTEKDFSAALKKAKTSLIWENQEEELLEIFRSCN